A genomic window from Nicotiana sylvestris chromosome 11, ASM39365v2, whole genome shotgun sequence includes:
- the LOC104220148 gene encoding uncharacterized protein, with translation MMQQVIGSTAKINERVDAHDAAIKNIEVQVGQISMSLNNRPQRTLPADTQINPKDQGPKQLMAVSLRNGRDLNEEQERARDNIQAETLIQVSMELDESTRLTDVTVQPAQEEKNTPQETEKVAKAVEEPVVEIVAEKEKSQVIRNRSGDSRIGQPFELLLNPWRLAKHQKEEHYKKFFEMLKQIKVNIPLIEALKEMPGYAKMMKDLMSRKFDFQDLATVTLTQTCSAVVTRPVAEKLSDPGSFTIPCTIENFAFAKALCDLGASINLMPLVIYKRLGIGRARSTSILLQLADRTVKRPFGILDDVLIHVGKFVFPADFVILDCKVDEEIPIILGIPFLATGRALIDCETGELKMRLNDEEIIFNV, from the exons atgatgcagcaggttattgggtccacTGCGAAGATAAACgagagagtagatgcacatgacgcagctatcaaaaatattgaagtgcaagtgggccaaatttcaatgtctctgaacaatcgtcctcaAAGGACGCTACCTGCAGATACCCAAATCAATCCTAAAGATCAGggcccgaagcagctgatggcggtGAGTCTCCGTAACGGCAGGGATCTCAACGaagagcaagagagagctcgCGATAATATACAGGCTGAGACACTCATTCAGGTATCCATGGAGCTGGATGAATCCACAAGGTTGACAGATGTGACAGTCCAGCCTGCTCAGGAAGAAAAGAATACTCCGCAGGAGACCGAGAAAGTTGCTAAAGCAGTTGAAGAGCCGGTAGTGGAGATAGTAGCCGAGAAAGAAAAGTCCCAAGTGATTAGGAATAGATCCGGAGATTCCCGAATAGGGCAACCTTTCGAACTGCTGCTGAATCCATGG AGGTTAGCCAAGCATCAAAAGGAGGAGCATTACAAAAAGTTCTTTGAGATGCTCAAGCAAATtaaggtaaatattccattgattgaagCTTTAAAGGAGATGCCTGGATACGCAAAAATGATGAAAGACTTAATGTCCCGGAaatttgatttccaagacttggctaCGGTGACACTTACTCAGACGTGCAGTGCAGTGGTAACTAGACCTGTTGCTGAAAAGCTCTCTGATCCAGGGAGTTTTACTATTCCATGTACAATTGAAAACTTTGCTTTTGCGAAAGCACTCTGTGATTTAGGGGCCAGcattaatcttatgcccctggtcaTTTACAAGAGGTTGGGCATTGGGAGAGCTAGATCCACCTCTATATTGCTACAGCTAGCTGACAGGACTGTGAAGCGTCCATTTGGGATCCTGGATGATGTACTTATTCATGTGGGGAAAttcgtgttccctgcagattttgtaatattggattgcaaggtggatgaagaaattcctatCATCTTAGGAATACCTTTCTTGGCCACAGGGAGAGCTCTTATTGATTGTGAGACCGGGGAGCTTAAGATGAGGCTCAATGACGAAGAGATTATATTCAATGTGTAG